A region of the Prevotella melaninogenica genome:
TTAAGCACCTTTTATTTTACCACTTTATAACTAATTGATTTGCTGTTGATTGCAAACCTGCTTCTTATATGGGTTTTTGCCGTTAGTTATAGATGTTTTTATTGAAATTATGTAATGATTTTTCAAACCCTTATCTGTATTTTTTTGAAGTCTTAAAGTAAAAGGTTTTCAATGTCAGGAGGGTGATAATAGGATAGATAGTTGACTGTCTCAGCCATATTTTTGTTTAATGAGTAACTTTGATTCTTTTGTTAAAGCAATACGAAAAGCATCTACACATTTAACCAAAATTGGTCATTAGAGCCTAAACATATTTTGTTTTATTGGCGAGTAGATTGTTTGTTTTTGTAACGCAGGCGTAGCGGGCTACGTCAAGTTACAAAGACAGACAATATGACGATAAGAAAATAAAAGATGTTAGGAAAGAATACAAAAACAAGAATTCCTAAAACGTTGTTGTCTAATGACCGATTTGGGTTTAATGGAAGAACCATAAAAGCTGTAGTGTAATTCTTTTTACAAGTTTATTACACGTATAGTATTATTCTTTATACAAGTGCTATATCGAATTATTTTCATGAACATAAATTCTTTTCTTCACGATAAAATTATATTAGAATTAGTCTAAATCATAATTTATGATGATTTTTTCTTTTTTCTTTACTTGTCTAATGAAAAATAATACATATCTTTGTGCACGAAACAAGATATAAATCCTATGAAACTAAAAACCATATCTACCAAATTGAAAAGTATGATAGATAAGTTTCTATCATGCATCTCATATCGGCAAAAGGTTACATTATCTATTTTGTGCGGTGTGATAGTAGGATTAACAGGGTTATTCTTTTATCTTCTACGTATGCATACCTATATAATAGGTGATGACCCAGCGGCATGTATTAATTGCCATATCATGTCACCTTATTATGCTACGTGGTCACACTCTGCACATGCTCGAAACACCACATGTAATGATTGTCACGTTCCTAATGATAACGTTGCTGCACACTATGCTTTTAAAGGTATGGATGGTATGAAGCATGTTGCTTATTTTGTTACATTCAATGAATCGCAAACTATTCAGGCAGAATCAGCATCGGCAGAAGTGATAATGGATAACTGTATCCGCTGCCATAAACAATTAAATCAAGAGTTTGTTAATACTGGCAGAATAGATTACATGGAGGCTCAGAGAGGTGAGGGTAAGGCCTGCTGGGATTGTCATCGTGATGTAGCACACATGAAAATGAATTCTCTCTCAAGTACTCCTGGTGCAGAGTATGTGGAACCAATGCCACCTTCTCCTGTTCCAGATTGGTTGCAAAAAATGTTAGGAAAGAAAAAATAAGAACTAAAAATCGATAATTATGGCAAAGACATTAAAGAAATGGCAAGGCTGGCTACTCTTTGGAGGAGCAATGGTTCTCGTGTTCATTCTTGGACTGCTCTGTTCTTCAATGCTTGAAAGAAGAGCTGAGATTGTAAGTGTGTTCAACAACAGACGTACACCGATGACTGACTCCATTGTATCTCAGAATGAGAAATTTGCAGCTGATTTCCCACGTGAATATCAGACGTGGGCAATGACAGAAGACACAAGTTTCGTGAGTAAGTACAATTCTTCCCAGGAAGTAGATGTACTGGCTGAGAGACCCGAAATGGTTATCCTATGGGCTGGCTATTCTTTCTCAAGAGGGTATAATACACCACGTGGACACCGTCATTGTATTGATGACTTACGTAAGATTATGCGTACAGGAAGTCCAGGTGTTGATGGACAAGATGACATACAGCCAGGAACCTGTTGGACCTGCAAGGGTCCTGATGTTCCACGTCTAATGCGTGAGAAAGGAACTGATAAATTCTATGCTGCCAAGTGGAGCGACTGGGGACCAGAGGTCATGAACACCGTCGGTTGCTCAGACTGCCATGATGCAAGGACGATGGAGCTACGTCCCGCTCGTCCTGCTCTCTATGAGGCATGGGCTCGTGTCGGTAAAGACGTGAGAAAAGCCAGTCATCAGGAGATGCGTAGCCTGGTTTGCGCACAGTGCCACACGGAATACTATTTCGAAAAGGAGAATGGTAACAAACTTCATTTCCCTCAAGAAAAGGGTATGACGTGTGAGGCAGCAGAGGAACATTTCGACAGTATTGGCTTCTACGATTACATCAATCCACTCTCAAAGGCTAAGATTCTCAAGGCACAGCATCCTGGTTATGAGTTGTTCTTACAAGGAATTCATGGACAACGTGGCGTTTCATGTGCTGATTGTCACATGCCTTACATTTCTGAAGGTGGCGTGAAGTATACTGACCACCATATCACAAGCCCATTGGCAAACATCGAACGTACTTGCCAGACTTGTCACCGTCAAGATGCAGAAACACTTCGTCAGAATGTATATGAGCGTCAACAGAAGATTTATGACTTCCGTACTAACGTTGAAAGAGAGCTTGCTGCAGCACATATCGAGGCTAAGTTTGCATGGGAAAAGGGCGCAACTGAGGCTGAGATGGAGCCTGTTTTGAAAGATCTTCGTAAGGGTCAGTGGCGTTGGGACTATGCTGTAGCCAGCCACGGTGCATCTTTCCATGCTCCACAGGAAGTTATGCGAATCCTCGCCAGTGCAATGGAATATGCTAAAGATGCTCGTCTGCAGATAGCACGTGTTGTCGCTCGTCATGGATTTACAGGACAAATTCCTATGCCTGATATTTCTACCAAGGCTAAGGCTCAGTCTTACATTGGTTTGGATATGCCTAAACTCAACTCGCAGAAGAAGAAGTTCCTCGATACTATCGTTCCGAAATGGATTGAGCAAGCAAGAAAGAACAAACGGTTTATTACTAAACCTATGTAAATAACCACTTACAGGATTCCTTCCCATTAGGGGAGGAATCTTGTTCAGTAAAATAGGAATACTCTATTTGAAGAATATTCTTGTATCCTAATATTTTATATATCAAAACGAAATCATTTATCTGCTCGTACTTCACAAACATAAAATAAAGTTTTTACAAGACCTTATTAATAGTGGGGGAGAGCCTCTTTTACTATGTGGAATAAACCTTATACACTTAGAGAAGGTACAGCAATAGTCGTTGGTTTATTGGTTACAGGTGGATTATTACAGGTAACAATAGGTCCCTTAGAGTGGGGTGTCTTTGCTTGGCCAGCCAACATTATTACATTAATCTTACTCGTACTGGCACTTATCATAGTCTACGCACTTCGTAAGCGGTCTTATTTCTGTCGTTTCATGTCAACCATGCAAGCGGCGATTCCAGCTATTGCTACAGCTGCAATACTAACTCTTCTTATGGGACTTACCAAACAAGTGGCAGAGGGGAAAGCTCCTATAGACCCACTTGGTCTAACAAAGATGCTTAATTTCTGGCCATTTGTCCTTGTTTACTTATGGATGACAGCCATTGTTGGTGAAGTAACTTTGAATCAAATAGTACATTTCTCTTGGCGTCGCTTGCCAACACTAACGAGTCATGTCGGACTGTTCCTTGTTCTTACATGCGGTACACTTGGTAGTGCAGATATGCTTCGAGTAAAGATGTTTTGCGAGCAAGGGCAGGTAGAGTGGCGTGGTCTTGATACTTTTAGTGCCGTTCATCACCTCCCTGTTGCAATTCAACTGGAGAAGTTTACCATTGATGAATATCCACCTAAGCTCATGCTTATTGATAATATGGGGCTTCCACTTCCTAAGGGAAAGCCAGAGAATATTCTTTTAGATAAGAATGTAAAGTCTGGTCAACTGTTAGATTGTAAGATTGAGATTCTCAAGCGCATTGATAATGCTATGCCAGTTATGCTTAGTAAGATGGTTGGTAAGATGCCTGGTGGTATGATGAGCAATATCCGTATGGACTCTTTAGGACTGGCACGTAATAAGGATGGCTATATAGCTTCGGATGCAACAGGTACAGCTTGTGCGATATTGGTGAAGGTCACTACTGGCAATGCACCCTACAAGGGTGTGCAGCATAGCTACACGGGTTGGCTCACTTGTGGAAGCTATCTTTTCCCTTATCAGTCTTTGAAACTTAGTGATGGTAGAAGATTGGTTATGCCAAATCGTGAGCCACGTCGTTTCGCTTCACTCGTTGACATCTATACGCAGGATGGAAAGAATATTCACACTGAGATAGAGGTTAATAAGCCTTTTAGTATTGATGGGTGGAAAATCTATCAGCTAAGTTACAATGAACAAATGGGCAAGTGGAGTAATCTAAGTATCTTTGAGATTGTAACAGACCCTTGGATGCCAGTTGTCTATGTAGGTATATTCATGTTGTTATTTGGAGCTGTTGGAATGTTCCTGACAGCAAGTCGTAAGAAGGAGGTTAAGCTATGATTTGGAGTTATTTTATCATATTTGCAGTTGTATCAGTAGTTTTATGGGCTATAGGTGCATGGGCTGCATGGCGTAACCGTCGCATCTTAACGTTTGGTGCAACAGGGCTTGGACTTGCGATTTTCTTTGCCTACATTCTTATTATGTGGATAACACTGGAACGTCCACCACTCCGAACGATGGGAGAAACACGCCTATGGTACAGTTTCTTCCTGCCTTTAGCTGGTATTATTGTCTTTAGTCGCTGGCAGTATAAGTGGATATTAAGCTTCTCAACACTTCTTGCAACAGTGTTTGTATGCGTTAATATCTTCAAGCCTGAGATTCATTCCAAGACGCTTATGCCTGCCTTGCAGAGTCCATGGTTTGCTCCTCATGTAATTGTGTATATGATGGCATACGCACTTTTGGGTGCAGCAGTAGTCATGTCGGTCTATCTTCTTTTCTTTAAGAAGGGAACTGATACAGATAAAGAGATGGAGATAACTGATAATCTTGCCTACGTTGGACTGTCATTTATGACACTTGGTATGCTTATGGGTGCTTTATGGGCAAAGGAAGCATGGGGACATTACTGGTCATGGGACCCAAAAGAAACATGGGCAGCAATCACATGGCTGGCGTATTTAGTATATGTTCACTATCGTCAGTACCGTCCACGAACAGTTCGGCCAGCCTTATGGGTACTCATCGTTGCCTTTGTGTTGCTACAGATGTGTTGGTGGGGAATCAATTACCTACCATCAGCGCAAGGTGTAAGCGTACATACATATAATTTGAGTTAAACTTTTATTTTATTTGGTTTAGCTCATTTCAAAGATATAATGAGGCTGTATCAGAGGGTGTAATAATTTACTTCACATTTCTGACACAGCCTCTTTTAATTTAGAAAACATATTAGAGTGTTATTATAGTCATATACTAAGATATAAATGCTGTATCATTGATATTTTTTGTTACTTATGTCTTTTTCATATAGTCGTATACTATTCTATTTACTCTTTTATTTTATTGAAGTTTATAATAAGCTATATTTTTAACAAAATCCTTTGTTCTTCCATATCTTTTTTATACTTTTGACGACTGAATTCAACAATAATAAGATGAGACAAATTATTAATCACTTCACAGACGATGATCTTTACAAGCTTACAATGTGCTGTGCTGTCATTGACAACTATCCACGTGCACATGTTTGCTATCATTTTGTTGACCGTGACGACACGGTTTATCCAGAAGGTTTTGCACGTGAAGTGGAACATCAAATAGAGTTATTGGAGTCGGTTGTTATTACCGATGAAGAGATAAGTTTTCTTCGCGAGAAATGTTATTATCTACCAGAGTGGTTCTTAACATACCTCCGTGGATTCCGTTTTTCACGTGAGTGGGTGAAGGTATGGCAGGATGAAGATGGTCATCTTCATATTGAATTTGAAGGATTATGGGCTGACACTATTTTGTTAGAAGTAAAGGTTCTGGCCATTATCTCAGAGTTATTCTATATGTTTAATGAACAAGCTCAAGAGTTTGATTATCAAGAACTATACGATAAGACCTATCGTAAAACAGAACGACTACTTGAGGCGGGGTGTGTCTTCTCAGACTTTGGCACACGTCGTCGTGCCAGCCTTACAGCAGAAGATACTGCTGTTCGTGCTATGAAGGACTGTTATGATAGTCGTGAATGGAAGGGACGCTTTGTCGGCACCAGCAATATTCACCTTGCGATGAAATATAATCTTATGCCTGTCGGAACTATGGCACATGAGTTTATCTGTGCTATTGGTGGTATGTTTGGTCCTCAAATGGCAAACTATATGGCTATGGAAGCATGGCGTAGAACTTATCGAGGTGCATTGGGAACCTACCTTTACGATTCCTTTGGATGGGATATATTCTCTTATAACTTCTCAGAAGACTTTGCAAATCAGTTTAAGGGATTGCGTATAGATTCAGGAGATAATATCGAGCAGTTAGAGAAAATCATTGCTAAATATAACTCTTTCGGAATTGATCCACGAGATAAGCAAGTGTTATTCTCAAATGCATTAGACACTGATAAGGCTATAGAGATACAGCGTTATGCTGAGAATCGAGTAAAACCATCATTTGGTATTGGTACTCACTTCACCAATGACTTCCCTCACGTTAAACCAATGAATATTGTTATCAAGCTTGTAGCCGTTAAAATTACGGAGTCATGGCCATTCTATAACGAAACCTGTAAGATTTCAGAAGATAAAGGTAAACATACTGGTAAGCCTGAAGTTATTAAACGATTTATGGAGGCTATACATTACGAAGAGTAAATTTTCTACTTGATAGGATACTTCATGTAGAAGAACAATACATAAAAAAGCGGTAATAAGTAATGAAAATATTCATCAACTTATTACCGCCTTTTGCTTTTGCTATTATTTTATTTTGAAGAAGAAGCGTCTTCTATCTTCTTCAACCCCTTCTGATAATAGATATAATATAGTATTCCTGAGAGTGTCAAGCCGAATGGGAAGGCATACCATACACCTACCAGCTGATAGTTCATTACCACACCGAAGAGGTAGCCTAAAGGCAAAGATACGACGAAGAAAGATATAAAGGCAATCCAAATAAGCGGACGCACATTGGCTGTACCACGCATTGCGTTAGCATAATTACACTGCAAACCATCACCAAACTGATAAATCATAAACGGAATAATCGTCATAGATACCATTGAAATAACGTTTACATTATCAGTGAAAAGTCCACCAATGATATGACGGCAAATGAAGATTGGCACAGAAGTTAGTATGGCAAGCAAGAAGACTAAATGAATTCCAGCCGTTGCTGTTCGTCTTACAGCAAGATAGTCACGCTGTCCCATAAAGTTACTGATACGTACTGCCACCGCTGCAGCCAATCCATAGTAAATCATATAGCCTAACTGTGAAATAGTCAACATAACCTGATGAGCCGCTAATGATTCTGTTCCAAACCAACCAACCATTAGACTTGAAAGACTAAAGGCTGCCGTTTCCATACCCATTTGCAGTGCCAAAGGAATACCAAGGACTGTAATTTTCTTAAAATCAGCATACTTTACTGACCCCATGCTCCATCCCTTCTTATATTCTCTATATTTCTTACTGAAAAAGAAGATACCAACCATTACGATTGCCATCACAATACGTGATATCATAGTGGAGAGGCCAGCACCGATCAACCCCAGTTCAGGTAATCCCAAATGACCATAAATAAGTATCCAATTACCAAAGATATTCATTACATTTCCTGCAACAAGAATCCACATTGCTACCTTTGTATCCGTAATACCATCGGTAAACTGGCGAAAAGTATTAAACCAGCAGACAAAAGGGAGGGAAACAAGCTGAATAAGGAAGTAAGGTCGAATGAGGGGCAATAATTCTTCTGGCTGTCCTAATCGGTGAATATTCAGATAAAGAATAACCATAATGACAGACAAAAGTATTGCCATACAAGTGTTAGCTGCTGTAGCACTTTTCATCATCTCACCAATACGATGTGTCTTCTCTTGACCATATAAAATTCCGACGAGTGCTGTAATAGCATACGTAAAACCGATAGCAAAGATAATCACCAGTGTGAACATATTATTGACAAATGCCGCTGCAGCCAATTCCTCTGTACTATGATGACCAATCATAAGCGTATCAGCAAAATTAAGAATAAGGTTTCCTAATTGTCCGATAATGATTGGAACGCCTAAATAAGTAAGGTTTCGGTAGTGTGTTTCGTACTTTGAAAATTGATATGACATACTATTTTTTGCTATTTATTATCCTAAGTGCACTTGCAAAGGTACGAAAAAATATTGTATTTTCATACATATTTCATAAATTACTTATCTTTGTTAATGAAAGAAATGATATAAAACAATATTATATAATAATAAAGGTGTATCTAAATGAAGCCAAGAGTGTCTTTACAACTTTAAAGTCATACCTCTGTTATATAAAAGACAAAAATGATAATAACAAATTAAAAGTATACAGCAGCCATAGAGAAAATAAAACTGTACAAACTAAAAGAGGAGACCACATGGTCTCCTCGAAATAATATAGTATGCGTTTTAATTATTTACAAGTCAAACTTGTAGCCCAAAGTAATCTGGAATACGCTGTTCTTATCCTTGAAGTTCTCAAAAACCTTAGTCAAGCCCCAGTTGTAACGGGCATCAAGCTGGAAGTTGTTGTACTCGTAAGAAATACCTACAGGAATAGAGACGTCAACTGACTTTGCTTTAATCTCATTAGTAGTACTTCCTGATCCAAGGAATGTTTTAGCTTCCGCCTTATTAGTGCTACTAACCAAGAAACCTGGCTGAACACCCAACTTTACTGCCAACCCCTTTGTCACATAAACGTTTGCCATAATTGGAACGTTAATGTAATCAAGCTTATATGTACGCTTAAATGTCTGATTCAAAACAGAAAACTCCTGCTTAGCACCTTGCATAGAGTAGAGAACTCCTGCACTTACAGAAAAAATATCACCAGCCTGATACTCACCTTCTACACCTGCAGCAAGCCCAATACGTGGATCTGAATCTTTAATTTCAGTGAGGTTTGCAATGTTAACACCAACCTTTGGCTGAAGATTGAATGAACCAACTGCATGCTGTGCGAATGTAGCTACTGACGAAAACATCATTGCTGCTACGAATAAAACTTTTTTCATAACTCTTTTGTTGTTAGTTTGGTATAAATTTTATCAATATATTATCCTTTTATTCTTATCGTGTAATACTTTAGAAAAGCATACATTTAAAGATTTGATATCAGCTTTTTTAATAGTTGATGCGTGCAAAGTTAAACGAAACTCATGTATTTCCAAAGAGTTTCATGTTAAATAGTATTTATCTAATGTTATAACTAATGAATTTCAAACAAAAAAAGTGGTTAGAGTAAGAAAAACTTCTCTAACCACCTTATTATTTATCTTATAATCTTCTTCTATGTAAGAATATGTTTATTTGCTTTACTTTACTTCACAACTAAGTTCCTTGTCTTCTGAGAATTCTTTTACACTGCTAAGAGTTGAAACAGCAATATTGTAGAGTGCTTCCTTAGTAAAGAAAGCCTGATGCGAGGTTAACACAACGTTTGGGACCATCAACAAACGAGCCAATACATCATCATCTATCATCTTATCGCTCTTATCCTCATAGAAGTACTCCTTCTCTTCCTCATAAACGTCAAGACCAGCTGAACCCACCTGCTTTGTACGCAATCCTTCGATAAGGTCTTCTGTATGGATTAGCTGACCACGACCAGTATTGATAATCATCACACCCTTCTTCATCTTACCAATACTTTCCTGATTAATAAGGAACTTAGTATCTGGTGTCAATGGGCAGTGAAGTGAGATAATATCACTATTAGCATAAAGTTCGTCAAGCTGAACAATCTTTACATCATACTGTTTTGCAAACTCCTGATCTGGATAGAGATCGTATGCTATAATGTTCATACCGAAGCCATGCAGAATCTTAATAAGTTCTTTGGCAATACGACCCATACCAACAACACCTGCTGTCTTACCATGCATGTCGAAGCCTAACAAACCATGTAATGTGAAATTTCCATCACGTGTACGGTTCACAGCACGATAAATCTTACGATTAAGACTTAGCATCAATGCTACAGCATACTCAGCTACAGCATGTGGAGAGTAAGCTGGTACGTGTGTCACCTTAATACGCCCCTCAGCAGCCTTAAGGTCAACATTATTGAAACCAGCACAACGAAGCGCAATAAGTTTAACACCATTATTCACCAACTCATCAATAACCCTTGCATCACACTCTGCATTTACGAAAATACAAACCACGTCTGCACCCTTTGCCAAAGGCACAGTACTAATACTGAGACGCTCTTGATAATAGCGAATATCGAAATTATAATCCTTGTTTACATCATTGAAAGACTCGATGTCATACGACTTTGCGTCAAAAAATGCTATCCTCATTGCTATTTACCTAATTTAATTATTATAAGTGCTATAGATAATCCTTTATACGGTAAAAGGATTTCTTTATTTTTCTGATTCCTCAGGTAATCTTTAATCTTACTCAAAGACAATGCAAAGGTACACATAATTTGTAATTCTTGCAAATAAATATCTTTCATAGTTGTTCTTTATGAGATAGAATAGTTTACCATTTTGCAGAAATGCAGCAATATTACTATAATAGTTTTGATTTTATTTTGCTGTCACTTTTAACAGTTTAAAGAAATCTGTTATAAATCAATAAGTTACAAGTCTTTTTTAGATGATAGGAGTGACAGGAAATCTATTTTAAAGAATTTGTGATGTTATTAGAAAGCAGAAATTTGGAATGAATTGGTAGGGTAGCGTATAATGGTTTAGAATTACTCATGATTAAAAGTAGAATGTAGTTGTTTTCACTTTGATAACATACCTTATCAACAAGTCTCTTTTTTGGTTCTTCTGTTAAATGCGTAGATTGTTAATAGAATGAGATTAATCACATAAACGGAATAATTACCCCCATTTAGATGGTTTTATAAGGGGGAATAAACTATATGATAAACGTAATTAGCTGCGATATCGATCTGTCTTCTACAAACAACTTATTCCCCCGTTAGTTGAAGTTTGTAAACTATTTTCATGTGTTTCAAAACCAACACATGCTCTTTTTGCTTCTAAAAGACGCCCAATTGACTTGCAAAAGGTGCCCTTTAAGACCCTTACTAACGCCCTTTTGAAGTCCAATTAAGCACCTTTTATTTTACTACTTAGTAACTACTTGATTCTCTGTTGATTGCATAGCTACTTCTTATATGTGTTTTTGGCGTTATTTATAGATATTTTCTTTGAAATTATGTAATAATTTTTCAAACTCTTGTCTACAAGTTTTCAAAGTCTTAAAATGAAAAGGTTTTCAATGAAAGAGGATGATAATAGGATAGAATGTTGATTGTCTTAGCCATATTTTTGTTTAATGAGCAACCTCGGCTCTTACGTTAAAGCAA
Encoded here:
- the nrfH gene encoding cytochrome c nitrite reductase small subunit, whose translation is MKLKTISTKLKSMIDKFLSCISYRQKVTLSILCGVIVGLTGLFFYLLRMHTYIIGDDPAACINCHIMSPYYATWSHSAHARNTTCNDCHVPNDNVAAHYAFKGMDGMKHVAYFVTFNESQTIQAESASAEVIMDNCIRCHKQLNQEFVNTGRIDYMEAQRGEGKACWDCHRDVAHMKMNSLSSTPGAEYVEPMPPSPVPDWLQKMLGKKK
- the nrfA gene encoding ammonia-forming cytochrome c nitrite reductase; amino-acid sequence: MAKTLKKWQGWLLFGGAMVLVFILGLLCSSMLERRAEIVSVFNNRRTPMTDSIVSQNEKFAADFPREYQTWAMTEDTSFVSKYNSSQEVDVLAERPEMVILWAGYSFSRGYNTPRGHRHCIDDLRKIMRTGSPGVDGQDDIQPGTCWTCKGPDVPRLMREKGTDKFYAAKWSDWGPEVMNTVGCSDCHDARTMELRPARPALYEAWARVGKDVRKASHQEMRSLVCAQCHTEYYFEKENGNKLHFPQEKGMTCEAAEEHFDSIGFYDYINPLSKAKILKAQHPGYELFLQGIHGQRGVSCADCHMPYISEGGVKYTDHHITSPLANIERTCQTCHRQDAETLRQNVYERQQKIYDFRTNVERELAAAHIEAKFAWEKGATEAEMEPVLKDLRKGQWRWDYAVASHGASFHAPQEVMRILASAMEYAKDARLQIARVVARHGFTGQIPMPDISTKAKAQSYIGLDMPKLNSQKKKFLDTIVPKWIEQARKNKRFITKPM
- a CDS encoding cytochrome c biogenesis protein ResB — translated: MWNKPYTLREGTAIVVGLLVTGGLLQVTIGPLEWGVFAWPANIITLILLVLALIIVYALRKRSYFCRFMSTMQAAIPAIATAAILTLLMGLTKQVAEGKAPIDPLGLTKMLNFWPFVLVYLWMTAIVGEVTLNQIVHFSWRRLPTLTSHVGLFLVLTCGTLGSADMLRVKMFCEQGQVEWRGLDTFSAVHHLPVAIQLEKFTIDEYPPKLMLIDNMGLPLPKGKPENILLDKNVKSGQLLDCKIEILKRIDNAMPVMLSKMVGKMPGGMMSNIRMDSLGLARNKDGYIASDATGTACAILVKVTTGNAPYKGVQHSYTGWLTCGSYLFPYQSLKLSDGRRLVMPNREPRRFASLVDIYTQDGKNIHTEIEVNKPFSIDGWKIYQLSYNEQMGKWSNLSIFEIVTDPWMPVVYVGIFMLLFGAVGMFLTASRKKEVKL
- the ccsA gene encoding cytochrome c biogenesis protein CcsA; this encodes MIWSYFIIFAVVSVVLWAIGAWAAWRNRRILTFGATGLGLAIFFAYILIMWITLERPPLRTMGETRLWYSFFLPLAGIIVFSRWQYKWILSFSTLLATVFVCVNIFKPEIHSKTLMPALQSPWFAPHVIVYMMAYALLGAAVVMSVYLLFFKKGTDTDKEMEITDNLAYVGLSFMTLGMLMGALWAKEAWGHYWSWDPKETWAAITWLAYLVYVHYRQYRPRTVRPALWVLIVAFVLLQMCWWGINYLPSAQGVSVHTYNLS
- the pncB gene encoding nicotinate phosphoribosyltransferase, giving the protein MRQIINHFTDDDLYKLTMCCAVIDNYPRAHVCYHFVDRDDTVYPEGFAREVEHQIELLESVVITDEEISFLREKCYYLPEWFLTYLRGFRFSREWVKVWQDEDGHLHIEFEGLWADTILLEVKVLAIISELFYMFNEQAQEFDYQELYDKTYRKTERLLEAGCVFSDFGTRRRASLTAEDTAVRAMKDCYDSREWKGRFVGTSNIHLAMKYNLMPVGTMAHEFICAIGGMFGPQMANYMAMEAWRRTYRGALGTYLYDSFGWDIFSYNFSEDFANQFKGLRIDSGDNIEQLEKIIAKYNSFGIDPRDKQVLFSNALDTDKAIEIQRYAENRVKPSFGIGTHFTNDFPHVKPMNIVIKLVAVKITESWPFYNETCKISEDKGKHTGKPEVIKRFMEAIHYEE
- a CDS encoding MATE family efflux transporter — protein: MSYQFSKYETHYRNLTYLGVPIIIGQLGNLILNFADTLMIGHHSTEELAAAAFVNNMFTLVIIFAIGFTYAITALVGILYGQEKTHRIGEMMKSATAANTCMAILLSVIMVILYLNIHRLGQPEELLPLIRPYFLIQLVSLPFVCWFNTFRQFTDGITDTKVAMWILVAGNVMNIFGNWILIYGHLGLPELGLIGAGLSTMISRIVMAIVMVGIFFFSKKYREYKKGWSMGSVKYADFKKITVLGIPLALQMGMETAAFSLSSLMVGWFGTESLAAHQVMLTISQLGYMIYYGLAAAVAVRISNFMGQRDYLAVRRTATAGIHLVFLLAILTSVPIFICRHIIGGLFTDNVNVISMVSMTIIPFMIYQFGDGLQCNYANAMRGTANVRPLIWIAFISFFVVSLPLGYLFGVVMNYQLVGVWYAFPFGLTLSGILYYIYYQKGLKKIEDASSSK
- a CDS encoding porin family protein, which gives rise to MKKVLFVAAMMFSSVATFAQHAVGSFNLQPKVGVNIANLTEIKDSDPRIGLAAGVEGEYQAGDIFSVSAGVLYSMQGAKQEFSVLNQTFKRTYKLDYINVPIMANVYVTKGLAVKLGVQPGFLVSSTNKAEAKTFLGSGSTTNEIKAKSVDVSIPVGISYEYNNFQLDARYNWGLTKVFENFKDKNSVFQITLGYKFDL
- a CDS encoding 2-hydroxyacid dehydrogenase is translated as MRIAFFDAKSYDIESFNDVNKDYNFDIRYYQERLSISTVPLAKGADVVCIFVNAECDARVIDELVNNGVKLIALRCAGFNNVDLKAAEGRIKVTHVPAYSPHAVAEYAVALMLSLNRKIYRAVNRTRDGNFTLHGLLGFDMHGKTAGVVGMGRIAKELIKILHGFGMNIIAYDLYPDQEFAKQYDVKIVQLDELYANSDIISLHCPLTPDTKFLINQESIGKMKKGVMIINTGRGQLIHTEDLIEGLRTKQVGSAGLDVYEEEKEYFYEDKSDKMIDDDVLARLLMVPNVVLTSHQAFFTKEALYNIAVSTLSSVKEFSEDKELSCEVK